ctgtgacgggttatcaagaccatgtgtttcttcaacaggtggtatattaagaccatgtatttcttcaacaggaggtaaattcttaatatcttcagctttaatacatttttctttcatatatttctttgcctcttgcatatcttcaggactgagaaatagaacacctctcttcttcagagttggtttacgAGTTGGCtcgggagttggttcaggaagtgtccaattattttcattagtcaacatattattcaatagcaattcagcttgatcgactgttctttccctaaaaacacaacccgcacaactatccaagtggtccttgggggcatcggttagtccgttataaaagatatcaagtatttcatttttattaagaggataatcaggcaaatcattaagtaatcagagaagcctcccccaaacttgtgggagactctcttcttcgatttgcacaaaattatgtatttccctcaaggtagcttgtttcttatgagcagggaaatatttagcagagaagtaataaatcatatcctggggactacgcacacaactaggatcaagagaattaaaccaagttttagcatcaccctttaatgagaaaggaaatatcttaaggatataatagtcgCGAGATttctcatcagtagtgaacagggtgactatatcatttaacttagtaagatgtgccacaccggtttcagattcatagccataaaaaggatcagattcgaccaaagtaattatctcaagatcaacagagaattcataatccttaccactaacaaagataggtgaagtagcaaaagcagggtcatatttcattctagcattcagagttttctgtttcagtttagctaataaattcttaagatcagatctatcattgcaagcaagaaaatctctagcagtttcttcatccataacataaccctcaggaacaacaggcaattcatacttagggggagaaccttcatcatcactatcttcaataatttcattttcaataatgtcattctctctaaccctagcaagttgttcatcaagatattcacctaatggcacagtagtatcaagcatagaagtagtttcatcataagtatcatgcatagtagaagtggcatcatcagtaacatgcgacatatcagaattaatagcacaatcaggtttaggtgtcgcaagcttattcataacagaaggagaatctagtgcagagctagatggcagttccttacctcccctcgtagttgagggaaaaatcttagttctttcgtctttcaagttcctcatagtgatcagcagatataaatcccaagtgactcaaagaatagagctatgctccccggcaacggcgccagaaaatagtcttgataacccataagtataggggatcgcaacaatttttgagggtagagtattcaacccaaatttattgattcgacacaaggggagccaaagaatattctcgagtattagcagttgagttgtcaattcaaccacacctggataacttagtatctgcagcaaagtatttagtagcaaagtagtatggaagtaacggtaacaggggcaaaagtaacagtagcagttttgtagtaattgtaacagtagcaacggtaaagtaaataagcaaagagcaatatgtgaaaagcttgtaggcattggatcagtgatggataattatgtcggatgcggttcatcatgtaacagttataacatatggtgacacaaaactagctccagttcatcaatgtaatgtaggcatgtattccaaatatagtcatatgtgcttatggaaaagaacttgcatgacatcttttgtcctaccctcccgtggcagcggggtcctaatggaaactaagggatattaaggcctccttttaatagagtaccagaccaaagcattaacacatagtgaatacatgaactcctcaaactacggccatcaccgagaagtatcccgattattgtcacttcggggttgtcggatcataacacataataggtgactatagacttgcaagataggatcaagaactcacatatattcatgaaaacataattggttcagatctggaatcatggcactgggacctagtgacaagcactaagcatagcaaagtcatggcaacatcaatctcagaacatagtggatactagggatcaaaccctaacaaaactaactcgattacatggtaaatctcatccaacccatcaccgtccagcaagcctacgatgaaattactcacgcacggcggtgagcatcatgaaattggtgatggaggatggttgatgatgacgacgacgatgaattcccctcgccggagcctcgaacagactctagatcagccctcccgagagatattagggcttgacggcggctccgtatcgtaaaacgcgatgaaactttctctttaaTTTTTTCTCtatgaaagcaaatatatggagttggagttaaagtcagtggacgtccaggggggccacgaggcagggggcgcccccaccctcgtggacagggtgtgggccgccTGACATTGATtatttcgctagtattttttattaattctgaaaagttgctccgttgattttcaggtcattccgagaacttttatttctgcacaaaaataacaccatgtcagttctgctgaaaacaacgtcagtccgggttagttccattcaaatcatgcaagttagagtccaaaacaagggcaaaagtgtttggaaaagtagatacgacggagacgtatcaactcccccaagctcaaacctttgcttgtcctcaagcaattcggttgacaaactgaaagtgataaagaaaaacttttacaaactctgtttgctcttgttgttacaaatatataaagccagcattcaagttttcagcaaagattatgaactaaccatattcgcaataacatttaggtctcatgtttactcatatcaatggcataatcaactagcgagcaacaataacaaaactcggatgccaacactttctcaaaacaatcataatatgatataacaagatggtatctcgctagccctttctgagaccgcaaaacataaatgtagagcacctttaaagatcaaggactgactaaacattgtaattcatgataaaagagatccagtcatagtcatacccgatataaactaatagtaatgcatgcaaatgacagcggtgctctccagcgggtgctttttaataagagggtgatgactcaacgtaaaagtaaatagataggcccttcgcagagggaagcagggatttgtagaggtgccggagctcgattttgaaatagagatgaataacattttgagtggtatactttcactatcaacataacaactgtgagatctcgatatcttccatgctacacacattataggcggttcccaaacagaatggtaaaagtttataccccccaccccaacaagcatcaatccatgacttgcccgaaacaacgggtgcctccagttatcaacaatcctggggggggggggttgtttgcaattattttgatttgatttgagcatgggactcggcatcctggtgaccagccattttctcgtgaatgaggagcggagtcctctcctcttgagaataacccgcctaacatggaagatacagacatccctagttgatacatgagctgttcgagcatacaaaatagaatttagTTTGGGCAGTTCTATGAAGCACTCGTCATAGAAATGTCGAATTGCAACTACATTGATCAGTGGGTGACAATTCTAAGATGGCAGTGCTATGATATAATTATAGCACTTTGAATTGCCACTAATCAATTCCGATTTAACAATTGCTACtccgttttatttttattttcaaaatCCAAAACAACACCAAATGACTTGAAAATTTATATGTGGCATAAACTGGCTAGTCCAACTCAACATGTAATTTCCAGATATTTTTGGTGTATATTTCTGTTTctaaatatatgtatccattttgatTTAAGTTTAGGTTTTGAACTATGAGTGTGTTGTGGGTAATTCCAGAATCCATAGAATACTTATTGTAGCTTCCTAATATTAGTGGTAGGCTAAATATAAGTACTCAAGATAAGTCATCATGTGAactcaatttaaatagatcaagCTCTATGCATTTTATTAGAAGTggcttttaattagggttttgcaTTTCAGAGAAAATTGAGGGTTGAATTATCCTAATTTCAAATGAACATTAATTTTTTAAACATGATGTTGACGGTACATACTTAATTCCTAATTGCTACTATTAATTCGGGATTGTTACATGTTCCATGTTCGTTCACCCCTCCACTTGGCTCATCGTCGTTATCCAATCCAATAGATTGGCGAGAGCTTACTTCATCATTGTTCTTCATCTTGTTGACGAATTTCTTAAGATTTTCAAAGAGGTTTGACCACTTCGGTTTTTTGTTCAATTGCACCCAACAATGGAACATATTGAATGCATTCTTTTCTCAACTTGGTGGTACGAAAACGACGAAGAACCCATCTAGCAAGCGAAAATCACACGTCAACATAATGCAAGAAACGAAGCAAGCAAGAAAGAGGATGGCTACTGTCAAGCAAACAAAACTTACATTGCTATCGACTCCAATACGACTTTGGCGCCTATTCAACATGTGCATAGGAATCACAAAAAATGTTGACACACTCTTGGATGGCGTCCGACCTATGTTGTACAGAGCCCTCACTACGAGTGTCAAGGATCTATGTTGTACAAAACTTACATTGCTATCGACTCCAATACGACTTTGGTGCCTATTCAACACTTGTGcataaaaatcacaaaaattgtcGACACACTCTTGGATGGCATCCGATCTATGTTGTACAGAGCCCTCACTGCGAGTGTAAATGATTGAATGCGACTTCATGTAGTGCTTGTGTTCGTGGTACCATGATTTTTTTCCTAAATACTAGGAGCCCTTTTGTTTGGTTCCACAAATAAGCTTCATGCTTGTGACCAACCAAACTTTACACAATGGTTTATCTTCAAGGGTTGAGTAATGCATTTCCTCTTGCCTTCACCTTCATTTTAGTGTTCGATCATTGCCTCAGACGAATTTTGGTCACTCATCTCATAATCTGAAGGAGGTCATTGTGAATAGTTGCTGGGAATGTCCGGCGTAGGAGAACCCCATGTTGACTGCGACCGTTGGAGTTGTGATGACTCGTGCGCCGTGTCCAAGGACGTGTTCGCTCCGGAGTGAAGCCTTCCAAGGCGCGTGGCCATTGCGACACACGAAAGGTGTAGGAAGCAGGCATGGCCACGGGCGCGACAAACTCCATGTCTTCGGCGTCCTTCTCCACAACTACATTCTCTGCCTTCCCTTGGGCGCGTTGTCGGACACGCCAGTTCGTGCGACCAATGTCCTCCGCTTTGTCCCCAATGGTAGAGACCCCCACGGTCCCCGCTGAGCACCTCTCCATGATGCACACGGGTGGTGGAGGAGGCGTCCATGACTAGGATGGGGGAGGAGGTCAGTGACGTGGACGTTGAGCAAAGGAGGAGCGAACGCGGGTAAGAGAGTACGCGCACTGGAGAGAGAACGATCGGTCATATCGATTTGAAGGGATTTGAGATGGATCGAGACGGTCGAAAATACGTGACAAATAAGTTCAAACAGCCTCATATCCGTCTCACATATGAGCTGAGTTTAAAGGGCCCCAGTTatgttagagatgctctaagcacTTGCGTGAGCAGATCTGCCTTGTCGCGGCGTGATCAAAACGCAATGTTACGTActtcctccgttcccaaatacttatttttctaggcatttcaaatggactcaacatacggatgtatgtagacatattttaaagtgtagattcactcattttgcgccatatgtagtcacttgttgaaatctctaaaaagacaagtatttaggaacggagggagtacattattatCACTGCCGCTTGCCccatgcagaggcagcgtgcctgCCTTGgcgtttttttttgcggggggaaAAGCATTTCATTAATTGATAATGGTTTTACATTCCTCACTAATGATAGTGCTAATCTCCTGGGGTACATTAGAGAGCCAGCATGCAGTGCGTTGTTGGCCACGGCCAATGGCTGCCATGGCGTGGCTTGCCTTGTTCTGTGCTCTGCCAATTCGCCGGACGTGGGTCTCCCTTTCCTTGAGCAAGTCAGCCACATCTGCAAGTTGATACATGTTGCTAGATCGGTCTGGTGTACTGGACGAAAGTAGAGTGACTAACTTGGCGCAGTCGAATTCCACCATAATGGGTGTCGTAGACCAATGCAGCGCTAGTCGTAGGCCTTCTTCGCATGCTGCTAGTTCCGATTCGAAGGGGCTTTGGCAGTTGAAGAGCCACCTACAAGCTGCAAATATCACACTACCAGTATGGTCACGTAATATCATTCCTGCTCCCGCCGTTCCATCAGCAGCAACGAAAGAACCATCAAAGTTCAGCTTGACACAACCTTCCGGTGGCGGTTCCCATTCAGCCGTGGACAGTTCAGACTGCTCGCGTTTGGATGGTTTCTTTTGCCCTGCTAAACCTGCCGGTTGCTTGCCTTTAGTCAGGTCCTCATTGGGATAGTGTTTGATCAAAAGCAACGTCTCCACATAGCTGCACAAAAATCGCCTGGACGCTTCTATCGGGATGAATGGCTTCTCATGTGTGAGTTCATTACGGACGTACCAAACTCGCCATAACAACATTAGCAGGAGCATACGACGGGTGTCATCCAGGTCCTGTAGAACTAACAACAGCCAATCTGGCTCATCTCTATGCATGACTTCATCCGACGGCAGGTCCCACACCCTACGCATAGCATCCCAGAGATCGCGGGCATGAGGGAACCTGGTTAATGCATGTTGGGTAGTCTCGGCTTCAAGGCCACATATTTCGCAGGTGTTCTCCAACTCTAGGTGTCGCCGACGTTTATTCTCACGAGTTGCTAGCGCATCTCGTGCTGCTTTCCAAGCAAATACGTTAACCTTTGGTGGAGCTCCACTATTCCAAAGCAGCTTCCATGCCGTCCGAGATCCATCAGGTTGGGAGCTGGACTGACCTTCACCATCGCCTGTCATGATCATATCCCTTGCCATGTTATAAGCAGACCGCACTGAGAATCGTCCATGCTTATCTGGGTGCCAAGCAATAGTGTCAGCCTCTAGGCGCCGTGATGGTTTGATTTTGAGAATTTCCATTGCATCAACAGGGAGAAAATGTTGATGAACCAAGGTTGCGTTCCATGAACCGTCCACGTTCAGGAGATCAGCAACCCACCTCAGTCTGCATCTTCCTTTAGGTGTGACTGGTCGGAGAGAAGGTCCCCGGGGAATCCATGGGTCGCGCCATAGACGGATACTAGCTCCATTACCCACACGCCAAATGCAGCCCTGTTTTACCAACTCCAAACCATACTCTATCGCTTGCCATGTCGAGGATGCATTCCCACTGAATACCGTGTCTGTGATTTCGCCATTGGGATAGTATTTTGCTCGAAGGACCTGCGCGCATAAGCTCTCTGGGTACTGGATTAGGCGCCACGCTTGCCGAGCTAACAGTGCCTGATTAAACAACCGGAGATCCTTAAACCCCATGCCGCCTCGCATTTTGGGCCGCAACATGATGTCCCATCCGACCCAATGAGTTTTGCGTTTACCTCTTTCTGCACCCCACCAATATCGACGAATCATCTTTGTAAGCTCATCACAAAGGCCAGCCGGGACTTTGAATACGCTCATGATGTACACAGGAAGAGCTTGTGCAATGGCTTTGATTTTTATCTCCTTCCCCCCAATGGACAGATAATTATCACCCCATTCCATCAAATTCTTTGCTAGTTTCTCCTCCAAGCTCTTCAATTTACCCCTACTCATCCTACCTTCTGGTGTTGGGAGACCGAGGTATTTGGCTTCAAAAGTAACCTGAGTTATCTGCAATATGCCCTTTATATTGTTCTGTACCGTCATCGGGCATGCGGGGCTAAAAAGAATTGAACATTTTTGGGGGTTGATGACTTGCCCCGTCCCATTAGCATATGTCTCGAGCACACACTTGACCCTTACAGCCTGTTCTGGTTCTGCCTTAAAGAAAAGCAGAGAGTCATCTGCAAATAGCAAGTGTGAAATTCCCGGGGCCCTTCGGCAGACTTTGAGTGGAGTGATCGTACCCTGGGTATTTTCACGACGTAGGAGTGCAGAGAGACCGTCATCGACAAAAAGGAACAAGAATGGAGATAGTGGATCACCTTGGCGTAGACCTCTGGAAGGGACGAATGAATCAAGGAGGGTATCATTAAATTTAACCGAGTAGCTCACCGAGGTAACGCAGGACATAATCCAATCAACCCATCGGGGAGCGAAACCCAACCTCTGCATCATTCTTCTGAGGAAGTCCCAGTCGACTCTGTCATATGCCTTAGATAAATCCAATTTGTATGCACAAAAGGATTCATGTACCTTGCTGCAGTGCTCAATTGCATGAAAACACTCAAACGCCACTAATGCATTGTCAGTAATCAAGCGCCCCGGGACAAAGGCACTTTGATTCAGTGATACAATCTCACCAAGTATTGGCCTGAGTCTATTGACGAGACATTTTGCCACTATCTTGTATAGGACTGAGCACAGACTGATAGGACGGAAATCTTTAAGAGTTTCCGGTTGATCTGATTTTGGAATGAGCACAATCGCTGTGGAGTTCGTCTCAGAGGGCATATATCCCGTGGCAAAGAAAAGACGTATTGCGCTACCACCGTGGTCTTTAGGACAACCCAGTTTCGTTGGTAGAACCGTGCCGGGAATCCATCCGGCCCGGGTGCTTTCAAGGGCCCAATCTGAAACAAAGCGTCTGCAATCTCCTTCTTCGAAAACTCCATGCACAGTGAAGTGTTCATATCTTCTGTAACTTTCTGCTCTACCAAGTTGAGAATTTCATCCGCATTTAGAGATGGGTCGCGGGTGAACAACTCTTTGAAGAATGAAGATGCCATCAGTTCCATGACCGAGGGGTTGTTCTGCCATACCCCCGTGTCGTCCTTCAACTTTTTTATCTTGTTCTTTCAGGCTCTCCAAACAGATTGGCTATGGAAAAACTTAGTGTTTCTGTCACCGTCTTTGAGCCAATTAACGCGTGAGCGTTGCAGCCAAAGAAGCTCCTCTTTATAGAGCAACTCGTCCATGCTATCAGATAGTCGGCGGATTTCGCTTTGGTCACCATTTGATTGCACTAGCTGCTCAAGTTTACGTCGTGTACGTTCCACCTCTCGCATGATATTACCAAACCGCCGTCGGCTCCAGCCATGTagctcctccatgattttgtttagTCCAGCTGTTACCGAAGCCAGATTCCCACTTGTTTGGGTAGCATCCCAAGCCCTCTGGATGATCTCTGGCAATTTGCCTGCTCGTTCCCAGAATATTTCATATCGGTTGGTGCGGCCACGGCTTGGTGGGCGTTCTTCCTTCTGCAGCTCAATTATGATCGGTAGATGATCAGAACAAGGGGACATGAGGTGTACCACACGTGCATCAGAGAATAAGTCCCTCCAGCGATCGTCGGCCAGGGCTCGGTCCAACCTAACTTTGACATTCGCTCTTCCTTTTCGCTTGTTATCATATGTGAATGGTGCTCCTGAAAACCCAAGGTCATGGAGCTCACAGTCTTGGACGATGTCACGGAAGGCTGCAATCTGGCAAGCAGGCCGAGGGGTAGCTGACAAGTGCTCGCATTGCCAGAGAGCTTCATTGAAGTCTCCCATCAGCATCCACGGGAGATCACTACTAGCCCTCAACTGCGACATGATGGACCACATTCGATGTCTATTTTCGGTACGTGGTTCGCCGTACACACAAGTAAGATGCCACAACGGATCATTGGGTGAGGCACGAACATAAGCATCAATCATTCTTTCATTCTGATCTCTGATCTCAACTGACAACTGATCATTCCAAAACAAAGCTAGACCACCGCTTTGACCATTGCTATCGACTCCACTGAAACCACGAAGACCCAAACGATGGCGTAGACGACGAACTTTATTTGACTTCTGCCTAGTTTCACACAAAAAAAACAAATTGCGGACGATGACTTTGGACGAGGGCAGTGAGATCACGAACCGTCGAGGCGCCCCCGATTCCTCGGCAGTTCCAGCTCAAGCCTATCATTGCTGCTGACGGGGCGCCACACGCGGCCCCGTCAGGTTACCGGCAGCCCCTAGGCCGGTTGCTTCCAAAACCACCATGCCGTCCTCAAGTGCATCCTTCCAATCTTTCCAAACCTCATCCCTGTCAAACGCATCCTGTCGTACCTGTCCAGTCACCGCGACACCATGGGCGAACACAGGTATAGCAATGTTGGACGGCTTCGGGTGGGTGACCCCCTCGCCGTGTGTCCCTTTTTCACCCCCACCGCCAGCAGCTGCAAGCACCCATGATCTAGTCAGCCGCCGAGAGACACCCAGGACAGGCAGTGCCACTTCTGCTGATGCATATACTCGTTCAGCAAGAAGCGACAATATTTGGTTGATATTGCAAACTGCAGTTCTCAATCTGATCGCAGATCCAATCAAGCCAACAAGACCTTCTTCCTTACAAAGACAGCAGGGTTCTCTCACCCATACACAGAGACAACGAGGATCAGAGTTGAACTCCATCCCAGACGGTAGAGGCGAACAAGGTCACCCTCTACAGGAACGCCCTAGCCGCCGCACGTGCAGCTAGACGTCAGACTTGCGCAGCACGCGAGCCACACATCAAGCGCTCAGCATGGGAGAGACGACTACGCCCATCAAGCAGGCAGACAAAGGTGGACGCCGGCACcggacggcgccggcggcggcgaggacgtAAACCCTAGGTCGCCCGCAGGATCGCCTGTACGTGCTGCCTTGGCGTTTGCTTGTCTGTTAAGCACAGCACTCGGCTCCAAAGGCAGACAAAAACAACACCGATTTCCCTTTATCAGATTCAGACACAAAGATTGAGAGCGTTGTACTGTACCGGCACTATACAATTAGTCGAGTAGCGCCACCAACCTACTGTCAAAAATATTAACCGCGGATTAACTCCCCATCTGCACCCGCAGGGCACGAGGGGTCGGCCCCACGCGTCGGCCCCTCAAACAGCTGCCCCGGCGAGCTGGGCCCGTCCTGTCAGGAAAATTACCGTGCCAGGTTATATATACGCGCGCCTTTACCCGGATGTCCCTGTCTCGGCATTTCCCTTCCCACCAGCTCCGCTCCACACAACAGCCAAGTACAGTGACCAGTGTACTGCTCGCTCACTCCTGGCCCTGCCGCCCTTGGATGCGCCTCGCCGCACGCCATGGCATCCGCCGTCGCCAGTAGCATGCccgccgcggcccccgccgccGTCTCCTACGGCTGGCTCGGCCCACGCCTCTCCTTCAGCCGCGACGCCCCTTCTGCCGTGGCGGCGGATCACGGCAAGGCCTTGTCGCTGGAGAGCAGCTGCAAGGCGGATCAGCCCGCCGCGGCAGCGTCCAAGGACTTCATCGACTTCGAGTTCAGTTTCGGCGGGTCGGCGACCATGCTCCCCGCCGACGAGCTGTTCGCGGACGGGAAGCTGCTGCCCCTCCGGCCGCAGCCtgccgcggcggcgccggaggctgagcaggagcgggagagtgcgCCGGCGGAGATCCCGGCGACGCCTGAGATGGTGAAAACCCACCGTCCTTCGGTGACCGAGGCGTTCGACCCCTACGTATTCTCCCCCAAGGCGCCGACGTGCTCCAGCCGCTGGCGGGAGCTGCTCAGGCTCAGGAAGGTCCAGACCCCGCAGAAGCCGTCTGCGTCGCCGTCGCCTCCGCAATCTCCTTCGCCGGTGCCGGCGACTCCCTCCAGAGCCTCCAACTCGTCGGCGGCCAGGTCCCTtaagctgctgctgctccagcggAACGGCGGCCGCGCGTCCGGTGCCGCCGCGTCGGACCTCTCCGCGTCGCCGCTCCTCCGCGACAGCTCGGACTCGGAGGCGTCCCTCTCACTCGCCTCCTCCCGCTTCTccatgtcgtcgtcctcctcctcctccgcccacGACCACGAAGACTTCCCCCGCCACTCCCTCGACTCGGTCGACCTCACCCCGAAGCCACGTATCAGGCTCGTCCGCTCCCAACCCCAGCGCCATTGCCACCCGCCCGCCTCCGCCCCACCCCAGCGCCATTGCCCCCCGCCTGCCTCCGCCCCGCCGCGCGCTGCCCTCagccccgcccgtcgccgtcccgccaccccgccgccgccttccgTGGCCTCGGTGGACTCCCCGCGCATGAACTCCTCCGGCAAGATCGTGTTCCAGGGGCTCGAGCGCAGCTCCAGCTCCCCCGCCGGCAGCGTCCACTCCAGCCTCCGGTCCCGCTCGCGCGTGATGGACCGGTCATACTCCACGCCGGTGGTGCTCAACGTGCCCGTGTGCTCGCGGCCGTCGTTCGGGTTCTTCAAGGACAagaaggagacggcggcgaaggaCGCAGCCGCGCGGCTGCGGTCGTCGCTCGGCCGGAAGGCGGCCCATCCCGCCGCCCCCGGCGGAAGCAGCGTGAGT
Above is a window of Triticum aestivum cultivar Chinese Spring chromosome 6B, IWGSC CS RefSeq v2.1, whole genome shotgun sequence DNA encoding:
- the LOC123136482 gene encoding protein VASP homolog yields the protein MASAVASSMPAAAPAAVSYGWLGPRLSFSRDAPSAVAADHGKALSLESSCKADQPAAAASKDFIDFEFSFGGSATMLPADELFADGKLLPLRPQPAAAAPEAEQERESAPAEIPATPEMVKTHRPSVTEAFDPYVFSPKAPTCSSRWRELLRLRKVQTPQKPSASPSPPQSPSPVPATPSRASNSSAARSLKLLLLQRNGGRASGAAASDLSASPLLRDSSDSEASLSLASSRFSMSSSSSSSAHDHEDFPRHSLDSVDLTPKPRIRLVRSQPQRHCHPPASAPPQRHCPPPASAPPRAALSPARRRPATPPPPSVASVDSPRMNSSGKIVFQGLERSSSSPAGSVHSSLRSRSRVMDRSYSTPVVLNVPVCSRPSFGFFKDKKETAAKDAAARLRSSLGRKAAHPAAPGGSSVSSRDLGTSKCN